The following coding sequences are from one Saprospiraceae bacterium window:
- a CDS encoding type II toxin-antitoxin system HicA family toxin produces MGKASKLLDKILTGKSDHNIKFNDLCSMLMKLGFDVRIKGSHYIYYKEGVQEIINIQDINGHSKAYQVKQVREIIINYKLEIREDDEL; encoded by the coding sequence ATGGGAAAGGCTTCCAAGTTACTAGATAAGATACTCACTGGAAAGTCTGATCACAATATAAAGTTCAATGATCTTTGTAGCATGCTTATGAAACTTGGATTTGATGTTAGGATTAAAGGAAGCCACTATATTTATTACAAAGAAGGTGTTCAGGAAATTATTAATATTCAAGATATTAATGGTCATTCAAAAGCATATCAAGTTAAACAAGTGAGAGAAATTATTATTAATTACAAACTAGAAATTCGAGAAGATGATGAATTATAA
- a CDS encoding type II toxin-antitoxin system HicB family antitoxin, which yields MNYKYEIIIYWSEPDQSFIAEVPELAGCKADGNTYQEAISNVQLIIDEWIETAKSIGRTIPTPKGKLMYA from the coding sequence ATGAATTATAAATATGAAATTATTATTTACTGGAGCGAGCCAGATCAATCATTCATTGCAGAAGTTCCAGAATTAGCTGGCTGTAAAGCGGACGGCAATACATATCAAGAAGCAATTTCAAATGTACAGTTAATAATTGATGAGTGGATTGAGACCGCCAAATCAATTGGAAGAACCATTCCAACTCCAAAAGGCAAATTGATGTATGCATAA